The genomic interval CCGGTGGCGCTTGAGCAACTGCTGCTTGCGGCTCACGCCTGAAACACCGGCACGGGGTTGCACCAGCGGTCCTTGTACTCGCGGTCGGCGCGACCGAACGAGAACCGCAGGGGTTTGTTACGCGCCCGGGCGTCTTCCCAGGCCGCCTGGGTATTCAGGAAGCTCAGCACGCTACCGGGGCTGAACGCCTTGGTTTCCGGGTCGACACCGCCATTGACGTACTCGACGCTGATCCACTCGGGCGCCTCGACGCGATACACCAACTGAATCGCGATGGGCTTGTCGTCGAGCAGCAGCACCGAACCGATCAACAGCTCGCGCAAACGCTCGAGCACCTCGTCAATGCGCTCGGCACCGGTGGCCGGAAAGCCCCAGCGACGCTGGAACAGGTCACGGTACATGGCGGCAATCTGGCCGGCGTCAAAGTCACTGATCGGCCGCACCACCCCGCCCGCCTCTTCCAGCAAACGCAACTCGCGGCGCTGGTTGTAGCGAAACTTCTTCGACAGGTCCTCGTGGGCACGGGCCATGGCCAACTGCTCGGTCTGCGCCTTGAGCCCAGTGAAGCGGCCCTGGTTCAGCTCGGACAGGTAACGCGCGGCATGGCGCAGTGGCGCGCCAGCATCGGCGGCGGCCGGCAGGATGATCTCGGCGTTGCCGAGGTCGAACAGGCCTTTCTTGCCCGCACGCTTGAGCACGTCCTTGGACAGCGCCAGGTGGCGGCCCCAAGTGGGGATCGCTGCCTTCAGCTCGCCGCCTTGCAGCCACCCCAGGTAGCGCACAGGAATTTGCGCCAGCTCGGCCAACTGCTCGACCACCAGCGGGTGCGTAGCCACGCTGCCGCCAAACCGTGCCCAGGCTTCGGCATACGCGTTGGCGTCGATGACTTGCCAGCCGCGTTCGCGGAAGGCTTGAATATGATTGAGCATCACGCCTGCGCCACCAGGGCACGCACCTGCGGCAACTGCCAGAAGGCCTCGCGCACCGCCGGGTCAGAAAAGCGCTGGTGCAGGCGTTGCAGCATGTGCTCGGCGCACGCTTCGCGCTGCTGCTCATCCAGCGTGGCCATGTGCTTCAGGCCTTGGGCCAGCTGCCCAGCGTCACCGAGCGGGAACAGCACACCCACACCTTCGACCACTTCACGGGCACCGCCGCAGGCCGTGGCCAGCACCGGTACGCCCGCCACCATG from Pseudomonas kermanshahensis carries:
- a CDS encoding antimicrobial resistance protein Mig-14 is translated as MLNHIQAFRERGWQVIDANAYAEAWARFGGSVATHPLVVEQLAELAQIPVRYLGWLQGGELKAAIPTWGRHLALSKDVLKRAGKKGLFDLGNAEIILPAAADAGAPLRHAARYLSELNQGRFTGLKAQTEQLAMARAHEDLSKKFRYNQRRELRLLEEAGGVVRPISDFDAGQIAAMYRDLFQRRWGFPATGAERIDEVLERLRELLIGSVLLLDDKPIAIQLVYRVEAPEWISVEYVNGGVDPETKAFSPGSVLSFLNTQAAWEDARARNKPLRFSFGRADREYKDRWCNPVPVFQA